The following coding sequences are from one Polyodon spathula isolate WHYD16114869_AA chromosome 7, ASM1765450v1, whole genome shotgun sequence window:
- the LOC121318318 gene encoding prosaposin receptor GPR37-like — protein sequence MQSLRLNRLLILVWSLDALAYRHDEKLRTISRSNGQTHLSARYVVNCSNSEFHRKWLIIYGEIAKDMRHFKRHSTGGSLKIIQTRLRNNNASSFERTLQMKSKGLTNSRGNVHYDSAANIIRAFPEKSSAKLHRGLKYHRNEKLNSNLTAMETLRGYNYSELQFDSKGREFVMPAARNQRRKRGAANTENDKKKGQSRKKKPKNNGHASTHLNGSTEITPTWENPKPLPLNDSSDYSNDYTRSDGLYTLPEDMSVTPPMPFNTRGRKNELKNPFYPLTDVTYGAYAIMCLSVIIFSVGIMGNIAVMCIVCHNYYMRSISNSLLANLAFWDFLNIFFCLPLVIFHELTKKWLLGEFSCRIIPYIEVASLGVTTFTLCALCIDRFRAAANVQMYYEMIENCTSTTAKLAVIWIGALLLALPEVLLRQLVTEESVATSTAASSSAAGSAAERCVVKISPELPDTIYVLALTYDGARLWWYFGCYFCLPTLFTISSSLITARKIRKAEKACVRGNKKQIQLESQMNCTVVALTILYGFCIIPENICNIVTVYMSTGVPKQTTDLLQLISQFLLFFKSGVTPVLLFCLCKPFSRAFVDCCCCCCEECVQKSSTVTNDDNDNEYTTELELSPFSTVRRKTSVYTSVGTHC from the exons ATGCAGTCACTACGGCTAAACCGTCTTCTTATTCTCGTGTGGAGTCTTGACGCTTTAGCATATCGACATGACGAGAAATTAAGAACGATCAGTAGGAGCAATGGTCAGACTCACCTTTCTGCAAGGTATGTTGTAAATTGTTCTAATTCAGAATTTCATAGGAAATGGCTGATAATATATGGGGAAATAGCGAAGGACATGAGACATTTCAAAAGGCATTCTACAGGTGGTTCTTTGAAGATAATACAAACACGGTTGAGAAATAATAATGCCTCGTCGTTTGAAAGGACATTGCAAATGAAATCCAAAGGTTTGACGAACAGCCGGGGAAATGTGCATTATGACTCTGCTGCTAACATCATCAGAGCCTTCCCAGAGAAATCGTCTGCAAAACTACACAGGGGACTTAAGTACCATCGCAACGAAAAGTTAAATTCCAACCTGACTGCCATGGAAACACTAAGGGGATACAATTACTCGGAGCTTCAATTTGATTCAAAGGGGCGTGAATTCGTGATGCCAGCAGCGAGGAATCAAAGACGAAAAAGAGGTGCCGCCAACACAGAAAATGACAAGAAAAAAGGACAAAGCAGAAAGAAAAAGCCAAAGAATAATGGCCACGCATCAACTCATTTAAATGGTTCTACTGAGATAACCCCTACATGGGAAAACCCCAAACCCCTACCACTTAACGACTCCTCTGATTATTCAAATGACTATACCAGAAGTGATGGACTGTACACACTGCCAGAGGACATGTCTGTAACCCCTCCGATGCCGTTTAATACACGAGGAAGGAAAAATGAGCTGAAAAACCCGTTTTACCCATTAACAGACGTAACTTATGGAGCATATGCAATCATGTGTTTGTCTGTGATTATATTTAGTGTTGGTATAATGGGGAACATTGCAGTTATGTGCATAGTCTGCCACAACTACTACATGAGGAGTATTTCTAATTCGCTTTTAGCCAACCTGGCGTTTTGGGATTTTTTGAACATCTTTTTTTGCTTGCCCCTTGTGATATTCCATGAACTTACGAAGAAGTGGCTATTGGGAGAGTTCTCATGCAGAATCATACCATACATTGAG GTGGCCTCGCTTGGAGTTACTACTTTCACATTGTGTGCTCTCTGCATTGACCGATTCCGTGCTGCAGCAAACGTGCAGATGTACTACGAGATGATTGAGAACTGCACTTCCACCACAGCCAAGCTAGCGGTTATCTGGATTGGGGCCCTGCTGCTGGCCCTTCCTGAGGTGCTTCTTCGTCAGCTCGTCACAGAAGAGTCTGTAGCCACTAGTACTGCAGCCTCCAGCTCTGCCGCTGGGTCTGCCGCTGAGCGGTGTGTGGTTAAAATCTCCCCTGAGCTTCCTGACACAATCTATGTTCTTGCATTGACTTATGATGGTGCCAGGCTGTGGTGGTACTTTGGGTGCTATTTTTGTTTACCAACACTCTTCACTATTAGCAGCTCTCTTATAACAGCAAGGAAAATCCGAAAAGCAGAGAAAGCCTGTGTTAGAGGAAACAAGAAACAAATTCAGCTGGAAAGTCAGATGAACTGCACAGTGGTGGCCTTAACCATTTTGTACGGCTTTTGTATCATTCCTGAAAATATATGCAACATTGTCACGGTCTACATGTCCACAGGGGTCCCGAAACAGACTACAGACCTTCTTCAACTCATTAgccagtttcttttgtttttcaagtcAGGCGTGACCCCGGTACTTCTCTTCTGCCTTTGCAAGCCTTTCAGCAGGGCCTTTGTggactgttgctgctgctgttgtgaaGAATGTGTCCAAAAGTCTTCAACTGTGACGAATGATGACAATGACAATGAGTACACTACAGAACTTGAACTGTCTCCTTTCAGCACAGTACGGCGCAAGACATCTGTTTACACCTCTGTCGGTACTCATTGCTGA